In the genome of Dermacentor andersoni chromosome 3, qqDerAnde1_hic_scaffold, whole genome shotgun sequence, one region contains:
- the LOC140216606 gene encoding uncharacterized protein, translating into MSCVGAASVAQQGRGTSSFASEDPEYQVLLPQLPTGRIVLNTAFLHADVRARPYRVDHFRDALASLGLFPYVIALGAYQMSHVWAVTFKTDEGVKRLSSAKNLKVNEHRCIVVDPANQAVRLKLHWMLHNVSDEDVRTALLPFGKVTDVFHEKWRVQGVRDKASSTRAVSLVLKTGMTVEDLPHQLRVAGEQTLVVVPGRAPLCLKCRNIGHVRRDCRVPRCAVCRRYGHQDTECVKTYASVAGPALREDVADLLMDEAGVDEASRVLVSPADTVATPSVPAAKSTKVANVLPTDQKDAVQRACDEGTKEESAVKSATAEETATEHGPATPLMDVEESSASNAAMKRARDSTGNLDGNLDYGAKDEPPPKAQAGRRVPVRLKPNIPPDRRPAAKLPK; encoded by the coding sequence ATGAGCTGCGTAGGAGCGGCTTCAGTGGCCCAGCAGGGCCGCGGTACCAGTAGTTTTGCCTCAGAAGACCCGGAATACCAAGTTTTGCTGCCTCAATTGCCGACAGGTCGGATAGTTTTAAATACTGCTTTTCTGCATGCGGATGTGCGTGCCAGGCCGTATCGTGTGGACCATTTCCGAGATGCGTTGGCTAGCTTAGGCCTATTTCCTTACGTCATCGCCCTAGGGGCGTATCAGATGAGCCACGTTTGGGCGGTGACTTTCAAGACCGACGAAGGCGTGAAGAGGCTTTCAAGCGCCAAGAACCTCAAGGTGAATGAACATCGGTGCATTGTCGTTGACCCAGCCAATCAGGCCGTGCGGCTGAAGCTGCATTGGATGCTTCATAACGTGTCGGACGAGGATGTACGGACAGCCCTGTTACCGTTCGGAAAGGTCACGGACGTTTTCCATGAAAAGTGGCGTGTTCAAGGAGTTCGAGATAAAGCATCGTCGACACGTGCGGTGTCTCTGGTTCTGAAGACTGGTATGACCGTAGAAGACCTGCCCCATCAACTTCGTGtagctggtgagcagaccctagTTGTGGTACCGGGCAGAGCACCCCTTTGCCTGAAGTGCCGAAACATCGGACATGTCCGACGTGACTGCCGCGTCCCGAGATGTGCAGTATGCCGTCGCTACGGCCACCAGGATACGGAATGTGTTAagacttacgcatccgtcgcagGACCTGCGCTTCGAGAGGACGTGGCTGACCTGTTAATGGACGAGGCTGGCGTTGATGAGGCTTCCCGCGTGCTAGTATCACCGGCGGACACAGTTGCAACACCTTCTGTGCCGGCTGCTAAATCCACGAAGGTGGCAAATGTGCTGCCTACGGACCAGAAAGATGCAGTGCAAAGGGCATGCGACGAAGGAACCAAAGAAGAATCGGCCGTGAAATCCGCCACTGCCGAGGAGACCGCCACGGAGCACGGACCGGCAACTCCCTTGATGGACGTCGAAGAATCGAGTGCAAGCAATGCGGCTATGAAAAGAGCGAGGGACTCGACCGGCAACCTGGACGGCAACCTTGACTATGGGGCCAAAGACGAGCCGCCGCCAAAAGCGCAGGCGGGTCGTCGTGTTCCCGTGCGCCTGAAACCAAACATACCGCCCGACAGACGGCCGGCGGCAAAGCTGCCTAAGTAG